AATTTGCAGATCTATTTCATTTAACAATCTCCTATATATTATACTTATAGAGTCAGGTAAGGTATGCTCATTTTCAAGGTAATTTGAAACTTGGGTACGTTGGATTTTAAGGTTTTGCTGACAACGATAAAAGCTCCTTAATTTCTTAAGCATACTATCCCTAGGTTTATAGGGGTGTAATTCATTCTTATTAGCATACTCAGCAATAAGTACAGCATCAACTTCATCAGTTTTATGCCTCTTTAGTTTACTTGACGCATAAGCTTTAATGCAAGCCGGGTTAATTATACTTACACTATATCCTTGATTATATAAAAACTCCGCTACTTCATCACCATAGCTACCTGTTGCTTCCATACATACTTTTAGATCCTTAATTGCTTTTATACTCAACCATTGGTTAAGTTTGGCAAATCCTTGTTGATTATTAGCAAATTTGTTCTTACTAATTTTATTTCCAATTATCAAAGCTACAGCTAGTTCTTTCTTTGATATATCTATACCTAGAGTTCCTTCAAACATAACTTCTACCTTGCATTATTTTTTTATCTATGTAAAAAAAATCTATAGCTAACCATGTTAATACAGAATAAGCTTCTTAAGAGCTTTTCTTAGATACCGTCCAGCTTAAGATCCTTTGGAAGAGGGTGCTTATCACTACCACAGATTTAAATAATCTTTGTTGCGAACCAGAATCTCCTCTTCCTAACCTCAAAGGTCAGCTAATCCCTTTGTAGCCTTACTTGCAAGCATTTCTTAACCTGCTCCTTTATCATACATGTTGCGAGAAACGAAATATGAAGGCAGATATACGGTAAGTGGTTATACTTGTACAGAGCAATTGATAGTAACAAAAACACTATAGATTTCTACTTAAGCAAGACACGTAATCACAAAGCAGCTAAATTATTTTTAACTAAATTGCTCAATAAGAAAAATACTTATGAACCAAAAAGTATCACGGTAGATGCTAATCACTCATATACTTTAGCTTTGCTACAAAAAGAAGGTAAGTTTATTAATACAACTCTTAGAAAGAACAAATACTTAAATAACATAATTGAGCAATATCAAAGACGAGTAAAATGGAAAACCAAAGATGCTATGGGTTATCATAGTTATAAAACAGCCTATCGAGGCATTGAGACAATGACCATGTTATTAAAGGAGCAGCTTTATCACTTGCATAAAAGCTCACCTATAAATATTAAATACTTTATTGAGAGACAATTTAATTTAACTACTCCTGCTTATATATTCTAAAGAATCTTATAAACAATTCTTTGCAACACTGCACTATATACCATACACCTTCTATAAATTGCATTAACCTTCCTTCTTTATTTCTATGTAGCCCCCTTTCTCTCCCTAAAAATTCGTATATTTGTTCCCAAATTCTTTCTTCTATGTAATACTTCATTTCGCTAGTTTATTTGTTTTTCCTAACAACAAAACTACCACCTCTCTCTTATTTATAAAATTTTGTTCACACAACCTAATGGAATTAAAATATTTTTATACTTTACTTGACAATATATCTTGGAATATCTAGTAGCAAAGATAAATAGTTTATTTATCAATTGCGAGAGATGAATAGGATGAGAGTTAAAGATAATCAATTGGATGTGATTTTACAAAAATTAATGGCAAATGTGAAAATTACCGATACTCAATTATCTAAAGAACTTAAAGTACCTAGCTCAGTTGTGAATCAAATATTAAATAAGGGTAAAATATCTCCTAGGCTCAGTACCTTAACGCATATAGCAAAGTATTTTGATGTAACAGTTGCTCAATTAATTGGTGAAGTGCCTATAAATACAAAGTATGATTTATTTCATTGTTTACCGCATAAAAACATTAAATCCTCATTTAAATGGGTAGCTGAGTTATATAAGGAGGCAGTGGATTTTACTATTTCATTTTTAGAGGATAATACTACTTATAGCTCAATTAATGCAGAGCAGACAATCACAATAATAAATGAGATATATTATTACTCAATTAAAAAAGATTTGAACAAAATTGATCATGATTTTGCCCATTGGTATTTAAATTTTATTATAAAACAGATATTAACCTAAATTTAGCAGCGGTTATTGTTTAAATATCCTGACTGTTGATTATTCAGCTACAGATAATTTCCTTGATATTAAATTTTTCAATTGTGATCAACTTATGGTTGTAAGTAGTAAAAAAGCAAAGTACAAGCATAAATAATAGCTGAAAGGTAAATTGTTTAAAATATTTTAATAAAAAATTTAATATGTTGATAAATAAGGTTAAGTTGATAATGGAAAGCGAAGTTGACTTTAATTCTAAGCTTTACAAACAGAGTTTAAATTATTTTAATTGTAATACAAAATCTAATACAAACTCCTTCACCATATCACCAGCAAAGCTAATGGAACTGATTGGGTCGGCATACAAAATTCCTATAGCAAAAAAACTGGAAAATATAATAGCTCAAATATCATCTAAAATTTTTGAAGGATATGTCTTTCCAAGTGAATGGGCTATGCCATTTAAAAGTTTAATGCTATATTATCATAAGTTATATCCTCACGATAAGTTGATATATGTACTTAGTATTAGTAATTTTGTAACCATATGTGATCGTAATGGGTTGAGGGAAATAGAAGAGCAAGTAGTCAACATTGATAAACTATTTTCTAATGCTGAGATTATTCTTGAGGAAGTTAATAATAAAAATTCGCAACAATTCATTGAAACAAAAGTTAAATTATTAGTAAATAGAGCCTTATATTTGCGCCATAATGAGCGGTTTGAGGAAAGTAATAATGATTATGAGCAATTACTGATAGCAGCTAAGCATGCTAATAATTCTGTAGTGAATAAGCTAGGATGGTTTTATGCTTTAACAGGCTTGGCGGATATATTGGATAGAAAGGGTAAATATAGTGATGCTTTAAATAAGTACAAAGAAGCAGAAGAGGTATTAAGAGATGCTCCTGATCAAATAAAAGATCCACTTTTACCTTGCTTGTGGGAAAAGCAAGGTAACGAACTATACCATCTAAAATATTATAAAGAAGCTGAAATAAATTATTTAAATGCTTTAAAAGCTAGGCAGAAAAAATTTAAAAAAGATAATATATATACTTCAAATGTATATCATAATCTAGGAATCCTTTATAAAGAAATAGGCCAGTTCAATGACAAAACAGAGCAGTGCCTTAGTGGTGCATTTTCATGTTTGAAAAAAGCCCTTCAAATAAGAAAAAAATACTTAAATAAAAACCATCCACATATAGCAATAACTTTGAAGCACTTAGGAGATAGTTATCTTGAAACAGGGCAATGCAGATCAGCAATTACTCATTATAAAAAAGCTATTGAAATACGAAAAAAAACTAAAAATTTAAGAGAATCAATATATATGGCTAACTTACTGAACTCTCTAGCTGTTGCTTATTTATTTGATAATGAGCAGGGAGAAGCTGCAGCAAAATTTGTAGAGGCAAGTCGAGTATTTAACAGTTTTACTAATATTAATTTAAGCACTAACCAAAGATTTTATACTGAATTTTTACGGATTTTAAATACAAAACTTAATTATTAATAACTTTTTCATACAACAATTTAAAAGAGTAGATTATGAATAAAGAAAATTATATATATTTATCAATTAAGTATTTGCTAAGCTTAATAAAAAGACAAAAATTTCATGAACTATTAAGTATTGCATTCATAACATTGTTTATATCTACATCCAATGCATTAGTTCCAATATTTTACAAATATGTAATTGATGAAATTCTGGTTAAGCAAGCCCAGCTGGTAGATAGATTTACAATTGCAGTAGTTTTATTTGTAGGATTGTATTCTATTATATTCATAGCATCTCAAGTATGCTGGCCTATAAGGAAGTTTTTATTCTCAAACTTTATGCTCAAGCTAGAGCAAACTATGCTTGAAGATATCTTCAAGAGCTTAAAAGCTATAGATATCCAGCAAACCCAGTTGCAATCAAATGGAGTGGTTATAAATTATATTGATAGAGGACAGCATGCCTTAAGAAAGCTGTTCATGGATTTTATTTATTATTCAGCTCATCATTTCATAAAGCTTGTTACTATCTTGCTGGTTTTGATTAAGATGGCTAATATAAAGTATATCGCTATACTTAGCATTTTTACCTTAATATACCTATTATTTACAATTCACTTACAAAATAAATTTCCTATTTATTTAGAAAAAGTAAAGTATTTTAGAGATAAATTATCAGCATTAACTATCGATTATCTAAATCATAAACAGATAAAACCTCAAAATTTATATATTGAGTTATTAAATAGACGACAATCTGAAGAAAAGAAATTGAATCTCTTTATTTGTGCAAATAAGGCTTTGCAACACTTTTCATATTCTTTTGCAATAGCTCTTATATTTTGTATATGTGCTAACGATTTAATTAGGGAAAAAATTACTGTAGGTGATATGGTAATGATTAATAGCTTTGCTATAAATTTTTTCAACCCTATAAGGTCATTAGGGTATCTATTAGAAGATTTTAATAAAGATATATTTGATATCAATAACATCTGTTTATTAATTGCAAGAAATAGCTTTAAAGGAGATAAATATACTAAAATGCATTTAAAGTTAACTTCTTAAGAGAGCTATATGCAGTATTGTTTACTAAAAAACTAAGCAAACCACATATGATTATAAATTAGATAGTGTCGTCATGAGACATGAGCCCATAGTATTATGCACCCGATTTGAACAGCTGCAAGGAATGAGTCGGAATTTTTGGCATATCTGGTGGTACCGTCAACTTAATAATAGATAAGGTATGTGGTATTAAAGGAGGTTTGAAATAGTTTGTGTTTTCTAATGTATAAGATGCATAAGTATCCTTCTGAAATAATAAGATATGTTGTTATACTATATCACAGGTATTGTTTAAGTTTGAGAGACATATCTGAAATACTGTTATACAGGAATATAGAGGTAAGCTATGAAAGCAATAGGAAATGGAATAAGAAGTTTGGGCGGATAATAGCAAATAATATACGCAGCAAAAGACAATATGCTCCCCAAGATAAATGGCATTTAGATGAGATGAGAGTAGTAATAGGAGGAGAAGTTTTTTGGTTATATTGGGCAATAGATAGTAATGGGGAAGAGCTGGATATTTTCCTGCAAAATAGAAGGAATACCAAAGCAGTTAAGAGATTTTTTAAGAAGCTACTTAAGAGATGTGGCTTTGTCCCAAAGACAATAGCAACTGATAAGTTAAAGAGCTATGTTTCTGCTAAGAGGCATATACTTAAATCTACTGAACATAGGAAGCATAAGCGATTAAATAACTTAATAGAAAACTCGCATCAACCTACTAGGCAAAAAGAACGCCTAATGAGGAAATTTAAGGACCCAGGAGCTACACAGCTATTTTTATCATCATGTGATCAATATTTAAATTTATTAAAAGTAGGTAGATATAAGTTTAGAGCAGAAAATTATAGGCAAAAAATGAAGGCAGCTTTTGCATTATATAATGAAGCTACCTCTGTACATTACAATGCTTAATACATAAAAATTGATTATACAGAAACATCATATCAGCATACCAACTTTAAGTTGACGGGACCGTTAAACCCTTTAAAGTAAATAACTTTAGCTCATTTAAAATATCAATTTTCTGCTTTTATTCTGTCTATGCAATTTACAGACTAATCTCCTGTATATCTTTATTTTTTTTACTATAATACTTTATCTCTGCACTAAAGCCATTTTTTATAAAACATTCTATATTATAAAATTTGTCTCTTTTACTTTCGGCTCTATCTTTATGGTAACTTGATATTATAATTGTATCTCTAAGGTAAGTATCAAGCATTTGATATATTCTTCCCTTAGAACCTGGATCCAAAGATTTTATAGTTTCATCTAGTATTAAAACTGAGGGTTTATGGACTATGGCTCCAATAAGCTTTAATATTTTTTTTTGCCCCCCGCTTAATGAATTAACTTGATCTATATTATCTCTAGAACTATTAATTTCAGGTTCTAACCTATAGCGTAGTTCTTCAAATATTTCAGCCTCCTGCAACAGATCGTTTATCTGCGCCTTTAACAGCTTTAATTCAACTAACTTTTTAGGTAATATTTCAGGTAGATATATGAATTGATAGATAGATTGCTCAAAAGGAATATAATCCTCCTGGCTAACTAATATAATATTTTTTTCTTTATTTTTGTCAGGGTATGTTATATATCCTTCTGCTATATAATTTTGTGTAATATTTAAAGATTTAATTTTAGCAAAGAAAGTACTTTTCCCGCAACCTGTTGAACCGTATATAACACAGCGGTCTCCTGTTTTGCATTCCAACTTATCAACTTGGAATAATAACTTTTTATCTTTAAACATTGCTAATTGTTTAATTTTAAACACCCCTTCTTCATAACTTTTTATAATTTTATCATCTTTTAGATTACTTAAATCTTTTAACTTGTCTTGAAATGCTCTTACTTTCTTAATATGACCCATAGTATTAGCAAGCTCCGGTGCTATCTCCAATATATATGAAAATGATTGGTTAATTTTTAACATCCCAATTTCTATTATAGCTCTATCTCCCGGTTTAATTATTTCTTTATAAAACATTAAGCCTGATACATACCACCTTATTCCCACATTAAGTACGGAAGCTGTGTTATTAACAAAAGATAATAGCTTTTCCAATATTATTTTTTTATTTTTTAAACTGCGCTCTTCTGACTTAGTTTCCGTAAGATATTTTAAGTTTAACTTTTCCGCTCCTGATGTTACTAATTTTACGGATTCGTTTATACTGTGCTGTTTTAAAGGTTTCTGCCTTCTGTTGACATTGTCAGTAACCAAAGTTTCAAGTTCAGCTATTTTTTTAGATATCAATTTGCCAACAATTTGAGTTACTCCTCCATATATTATAGACAATATAGGTAAGATCGGATGTAACTGGAACAGCATGAAAGCCCCTATGCTTGCTTGTATAACAGTTGATGCTCCTTTAGTTAAATAGCTGCCGGTTCTGCTTAAAATCAATATACAAGAATATGAAATGTTGGGATAATCATTTTTATTATCTGATTGAGACGAAATTTTGATTAGATTCTGATTACTGTATACCTTTTTATCAGTTGCGTCTTCAGCTTCTCTGGCTAAAGATAGAGTAAGCTTATCACTTATATACCTTTCAATAGTTTTAATTAACTCGCTAAGAATCGAAAAACTTATAAAATTCAATATGAACACATTAAATTGTTTCCATTGTTCATCTTTGTTAATATCATAACTATTTAAACTTAAGTAATTTATAAACAAGCTATCATTACCGGAACCGATATATGTATCAATACTATATATTGCTAATCCAGCCGCCGTGGATATAAGTAAGGGAATACCCGTATTAATGATAACGGAATTTCTACCGACTATACTTTCAAATAACGAATAGGTAGCGATACTATTATATATCGGAAGCATAATAAAATTAGCCGGTAAGAGGACATAGTACATTGGCGTGTATAAAAATTCGGCTAACCTGACGTTTGCAGAATATAAATAATTCATCATAGCACCTGTATTACAGTTTATCGTACATGTTGTAGGGCTTGGGCGTATTTTTCACTTGCATCCTTATTCATATCAAGTAAAGAACATATATTCCTTATATCCAAGAGTCCTTATTAAAATCCTCCAACAGATAACCCAGCGACCGGGCAAGAATACCATTAAAGTATTTTACTATTAACCTTACGATATCCAAATACGAAGAAATTTTATTTTTATTTAATATTTGATTTATAAAGGTATTAAGTATATTAAGTTCATCCGAAAGCTGTGCGCCATTAACCTTTGCTTCTTGCAATATAAAACTTAACCTGGTTACTCTGTTTCCCGTCAGGTCTTTGTTTTTCATTTTTATGTAAATTTTTTATTTTAATTTAATACATTTTTCTTCAATAGAATACAGCCGATATATTAAATTTGTTAATAACTTTTTTTTATTATTAATACTACTAACCTTAACAAAATTTTTATATTTTAATAAATTTCAATTCATACAATTTAACAATCATTAATTTAGTTAAGCTACCTATGTCAAGAAACCCCAATAAAACTACTAAACCTAATTATAGTTTATCTTTTAAAGAGGAGGAAACGCTTGAACAAATAGTTCATTCAATAGATAAAATAGATGATTACCATACTTTGTATGCTCTATTCAACAATGCTGTCAGACAAAACAATGAAGTTAAACTAAAACTGTTTCTAGCAAGCGGCATAAAAATTAAGGAACGACATAAAGATAATATTACGATAAAAAAATTTTTAGCAAATGAAAGAAAACCAGGTAACTTAGTAGATAATAATTTATTACAAGCCCTGCAAAGCGATTTTGATTATTTATTAGATAAAGAGGATGGAAGTAATAATGAATTTAATTATGTTTTTAAAAATATTAGTGAAAAATTTAAAAATAAAACGTTAAGAAATTTAGCAAAAGCGGAAATAAAACAACAAATAAAATTTGCTGAAGAATCTCAAAAAGGAAAATTATTAGAGCTATATGGAAATTTGCTTTTATGGCAAATATATTATGGAGAAGTCAATACTTCAGACTACCGAGAATTATTTCTTCCTGCTGCTAAACTTTACAACGGAGCCATTATGAGTAATTTGACTCATGGAAATCCGCAACAAAATAATTATATTAAAGATAAGCTTGGGTTATTAGAAAAAAAATATATCAAGTTATGTTTTTTTAAACACCGAGGCGCAGGGTCATTAGAAGAATTTAATTATAAAAACAGGATAGATATATATCTTAATCGAATAAAGCTAATCAGAGAAAGCGTAGCTTATATGCTTAATCATAATGTAGTTATTACTGTTATTAATCAATTTATTTGTAAATCAATAAAAAATTTAGTAAAGGATATTATTGTTGAAAGTGAAGATTATTTAGGGCTATCTACTTCAAGTATATGTGAATATGCCATTATCGGTCTCGGCTCTATGAGTCGAAATGAAATTACCACTCATTCCGACTTGGAATTAATGATACTAAAAAACAAAAGCCCTAAAAGTAATGATAAATATTTTGAAGATTTAATTAATTTAGTGCAATTAAAAATTATAAATTTCGGGGAGACAAGATTCACTGAACAAGAGTTAATTACTTACGGCTTAAGCGATAAAGAAGAAATTCCTGAATTGCTGACTTTAAAAAACTTATTTTTGGAAGCACGCAGCCCCACTAAGAGAGGTATCAGCTTAGACAGTTCAGAAATTACTCCGCTTAAAACAAATTTGCTGCATTCATTTATAGGTACTCCAAAAGAGTTAGCAGATGTAGTAATCAAATTTAGAGAATACGACTTTAACTCAAGGATCGTAAGTGAGCTAGTATCATTTACATATATTCACGGTAGCATTAAAGCCCCTTTACTCTTGGAAGAATATAAAGATTTAATACAAAAAAAATTTTTAACAAGAAAAAGAGAGGAAGTTTTAAGCAGGTTAAAAAAAGATATAGAGTTTTTTGTTCCTCACTTAACATATGATGAAAATAGCGGCAAATTACTAATGTTAGCGAAGCATGACATATATCGAGTATTTGATCGGATTATAGATGGTTTTGCTTTATTGGAGGATGTAAAAAAGCATACCTCGGGTACCGAACGGTTAAATGATTTAAAAGTAATAAAAGCTTATATTGAAGATACCCAAGAGATAGAAGAGGCAATAAGGTATTTTTTAGCGTTAAGGTTGAAGACATATTTATATTACAACGCACAAAAAGAAGATGTGTATCTGGAATACGGAAACAGTAATTTCTCAGGCATAGAAAAGCAAAAAGATGTTTATTGCTTGAATAAAGAGCAAGCGAAGATATTACTTACGCATTATCAAACTATAAAAATATTCTATTTCCAAATCAAAGATTACTTATATTTAAAAGATATTAATATCTTTAAAGATTTTGGTTTACACAAGCACCAGTCATTCGCTGCTATAGGTGATAATTATAAGAAACTGCATTACTATAAAATTGCTGAAAGCTTTTATAAGGATGCTGAAGCGCTATCCTCCATGGCAAAACACAAAAAAGAGAACAAACTCGGCAACCTATATTTAACATTAGGAGATTATACTAAAGCTTTAGAAAAATTTGAGGAAGGTTTGAATGAAGAAGAAAATCCGGTAAAACAATTAAAATTAAATTTGGCTGTAGCTAAATGCCTCTTGTTTACTAACCAATATAAGAAAGCTTTGCAGCATATAGAAAATATATCTAAGGATAAGAGCATAAAAGACATTTCTAATGAAAAAAATTTTATTACCTTATGGACATTGAGGAATGAGATATATGCTATTTATCAAATTAGTGAAAGCATACCTTTAAAAGAAGTTACGGAAACCTTTAATAATAAACTAAATAATAAATTATATTGGCTTTATGAAAGTTGCAGTTTTCTAGACAAAAACATTATAACCTATTTTAAAGATATTAACGGAGTACTTGGACTTCAAAGTTTACAAGTTTATTATCAAAAGCTTTTAGTAGAAATTAAAGCAGAGTCCAGATGTACCGCATTTAAGTTACTTCAGGCAAAACTTTATTATAATTTAGGAGCTATTTGTCAATTAATCGGAGAGAATAAAGATAATTATTTGAAAGCAAAAAATTATTTTAAGCAGGCTGAGATAATATATAGTAAGTATAAAAGCAAGGCAGCCGTAAAGTTACAGGTCACACTTGAAGAAGACGCTGCCTGTTGTTTAATAAACGTCAGTTGTCTCTATCGTGATACATATCAATATGCGAAGGCGATAAAATATGCATATAAAGCATTAGAGTATTTTGAGAAGCTTTCCAAAAACATACATCATGGCATACATTATAAGCTAATCACAATATATGAATTATTAAGAGAAAGTTATAGCGCACTTGGAAACCGTTCTGAATCAAGTACATATAAAATAAAAATAGCCGAACTTAATTATAGAATAAACGGTCGATACGAATTTGGCTTAAATACTCTCAAAGAACCATTAGTATCTAAACATGTTGAAAATCAACCCGCGCATGAATTAGGGTTACGCCCCGCAATATGGAATATACCCGATAATGCTGAGTATTTTACGAAAAGAGAACAATTAATAGATAAGATTACAGCTAATCTGCAAAACGCTGAATCAAAAGTTTTAGTAATTGCAGGACTGGAAGGATCCGGAAAAAGCCAAATTGCACTATACTATGCGAATACTAACAGAGAAAAATATAAAAGTATGATCAGATGGTTGAAAGCCAATGATGATGTTGTACTTGAAGCCGAATATAGAGACTTTGCAAAAACCTTGGGTATTAATACAGAGGAAAAAAATATAACGGAATTAATTGGATTAGTAAGAAGTGAGTTACAAGTAATACCGGGCTTATTATTGATATTTGACGGAGCACAAAATTATAAAAGTATTTCATCTTATATTCATAAACAATCAAATATACATATTTTGATTACATCAAGTAATCAAAATTGGGGAATATGGCCGTCCATTAATATAAGAAGATTCGAAGAAAATGAAGCAATAGAGTACATTTTTAAAATTATTGAAAAGGCAAGTAAGGAAGAGGTATGCCTTCTAACAAATAAGCTAGGATACTTTCCCTTGGCGTTAGCACAGGCGGCAACCTTTATAAAACAAAATAACTACTATCTTTCAATAAAAGAATATTTAAATATATACAAAACATGTTGGAATGAGCTTATGGCTCAGCCGGTTTTTCCACAAGATAATTATGATAAAACTATATTTTCTATATTAAATACCTCCTTAAAAAGAATTCAGGATAATATTCCGGCATTAGATTTGTTACGGCTCTGTGCTTATACACATCTAGATGGCATACCTTATGAATTTGCAGAGTCTTGGTTTAAAATGAAAGACGGACTGGATGAAGGTATAGCTAAGCTAAAAGTATGCCAGGCAATCTGCTTGCTTAAAAATTATTCCTTAATAGAAATAGATTCGAATCAGTTTTATGCTTATACTTTTTTTAAAAAATTAATAAAAGCTAGATATAAATTTGAGAATTATGAAAAAGAAATCATAGAAAATTTGCTAGTAAATTTAAATGATTTATCAATGATTCCTGATACCTATAAACCTACTTCATATCCACTTACTCAAGCGGACATGGGGGATACTATAAAGCCATTTAAAATAGATAAAGATGAGCAAGAGATAAATTTAGGGGTAAACAGATATATAACTTCATCTCCAACGCCCGTCTTAAATAAACTACCGAATAAAAGGGGTTTTGATGAGCTTAAACAAGCAGGAATTAGCAGAAGTAGAGATCATAAAATAAACACACCTCCGTTGAAAAAGCAAAATCGAACTGAAACGCCTTTACAACATCCGTGCGTCATTGAAAAAACCAAGAAAAAAGCAGGGATACAATTTTAAAAAAAATCTAGTAAAATGGTATAGCATTGAACAAATAATATAATTTTGTAAAGATTAGAAAGTGTTCAAGGAAATATAATGCCGTGTTGAAAGACAATGAAAAAGGTATTGTCAATTTGTTGCCTGCAAAGTGGCGTTGTTGCTC
The sequence above is drawn from the Candidatus Jidaibacter acanthamoeba genome and encodes:
- a CDS encoding DUF294 nucleotidyltransferase-like domain-containing protein, which gives rise to MSRNPNKTTKPNYSLSFKEEETLEQIVHSIDKIDDYHTLYALFNNAVRQNNEVKLKLFLASGIKIKERHKDNITIKKFLANERKPGNLVDNNLLQALQSDFDYLLDKEDGSNNEFNYVFKNISEKFKNKTLRNLAKAEIKQQIKFAEESQKGKLLELYGNLLLWQIYYGEVNTSDYRELFLPAAKLYNGAIMSNLTHGNPQQNNYIKDKLGLLEKKYIKLCFFKHRGAGSLEEFNYKNRIDIYLNRIKLIRESVAYMLNHNVVITVINQFICKSIKNLVKDIIVESEDYLGLSTSSICEYAIIGLGSMSRNEITTHSDLELMILKNKSPKSNDKYFEDLINLVQLKIINFGETRFTEQELITYGLSDKEEIPELLTLKNLFLEARSPTKRGISLDSSEITPLKTNLLHSFIGTPKELADVVIKFREYDFNSRIVSELVSFTYIHGSIKAPLLLEEYKDLIQKKFLTRKREEVLSRLKKDIEFFVPHLTYDENSGKLLMLAKHDIYRVFDRIIDGFALLEDVKKHTSGTERLNDLKVIKAYIEDTQEIEEAIRYFLALRLKTYLYYNAQKEDVYLEYGNSNFSGIEKQKDVYCLNKEQAKILLTHYQTIKIFYFQIKDYLYLKDINIFKDFGLHKHQSFAAIGDNYKKLHYYKIAESFYKDAEALSSMAKHKKENKLGNLYLTLGDYTKALEKFEEGLNEEENPVKQLKLNLAVAKCLLFTNQYKKALQHIENISKDKSIKDISNEKNFITLWTLRNEIYAIYQISESIPLKEVTETFNNKLNNKLYWLYESCSFLDKNIITYFKDINGVLGLQSLQVYYQKLLVEIKAESRCTAFKLLQAKLYYNLGAICQLIGENKDNYLKAKNYFKQAEIIYSKYKSKAAVKLQVTLEEDAACCLINVSCLYRDTYQYAKAIKYAYKALEYFEKLSKNIHHGIHYKLITIYELLRESYSALGNRSESSTYKIKIAELNYRINGRYEFGLNTLKEPLVSKHVENQPAHELGLRPAIWNIPDNAEYFTKREQLIDKITANLQNAESKVLVIAGLEGSGKSQIALYYANTNREKYKSMIRWLKANDDVVLEAEYRDFAKTLGINTEEKNITELIGLVRSELQVIPGLLLIFDGAQNYKSISSYIHKQSNIHILITSSNQNWGIWPSINIRRFEENEAIEYIFKIIEKASKEEVCLLTNKLGYFPLALAQAATFIKQNNYYLSIKEYLNIYKTCWNELMAQPVFPQDNYDKTIFSILNTSLKRIQDNIPALDLLRLCAYTHLDGIPYEFAESWFKMKDGLDEGIAKLKVCQAICLLKNYSLIEIDSNQFYAYTFFKKLIKARYKFENYEKEIIENLLVNLNDLSMIPDTYKPTSYPLTQADMGDTIKPFKIDKDEQEINLGVNRYITSSPTPVLNKLPNKRGFDELKQAGISRSRDHKINTPPLKKQNRTETPLQHPCVIEKTKKKAGIQF